From the genome of Alosa sapidissima isolate fAloSap1 chromosome 14, fAloSap1.pri, whole genome shotgun sequence, one region includes:
- the LOC121682352 gene encoding uncharacterized protein LOC121682352 produces the protein MELMSVCCRWILYLGVVSAADISVVKVKIGKPVTLHCAIDVEDNVDVASKKIEWKTLDQMVAKFLDKKVTPGCGYENRVQMFKQNIEKGNLSLTITPTLMSDYGEYECHYNRQHKKSWSLQITANIPGMLKVTVGQPIWIPCYSRRKKCNGDGEPNTDPISFEWLKDNQRVYCMQKGGIKAPGRADVSPNGIRDGNVSLFFHTAYFSDSGTYRCSQQNETTVLKLNIHKKEVPVSMKDPLSLPLYTVDPVDVYFQKDGSSNTVLLSAYDKNWKYINKTQTLELLVVMRKHLGTYTVKDRKREEIFCTYIVTSPDDNVTPDESKYKNALITILILICIATVVFVYYCYIL, from the exons ATGGAGTTGATGTCAGTGTGCTGCAGATGGATCCTTTATTTAG GTGTTGTGTCTGCTGCTGACATTTCTGTTGTGAAAGTGAAAATCGGAAAGCCTGTGACACTCCATTGTGCCATAGATGTTGAGGACAATGTGGATGTGGCTTCAAAGAAGATAGAATGGAAAACTCTTGACCAAATGGTGGCTAAGTTTTTGGACAAAAAAGTCACACCAGGCTGTGGCTATGAGAACAGAGTACAgatgttcaaacaaaatatTGAAAAGGGGAATTTATCTCTTACCATTACACCCACTTTGATGAGTGATTATGGTGAATATGAATGCCATTATAACAGACAACATAAGAAATCTTGGTCATTGCAGATTACAG ccAACATTCCAGGTATGCTTAAAGTGACTGTTGGACAGCCCATCTGGATTCCTTGTTATTCAAGACGAAAGAAATGCAATGGAGATGGAGAGCCAAACACGGATCCAATCTCTTTTGAATGGTTGAAAGACAATCAACGTGTATATTGTATGCAGAAGGGTGGAATAAAGGCACCGGGAAGAGCAGATGTATCACCTAATGGCATAAGAGATGGAAATGTATCTCTTTTCTTTCACACAGCATATTTTTCTGACAGCGGGACCTATCGGTGCAGTCAACAAAATGAAACTACTGTACTTAAGCTGAATA ttcacAAAAAAGAAGTACCCGTTTCTATGAAGGATCCTCTCTCCCTTCCGCTTTACACAGTCGATCCCGTTGATGTGTACTTCCAGAAGGATGGTTCCAGCAATACAGTCTTACTTAGTGCATATGACAAGAACTGGAAATACATCAACAAGACTCAAACACTTGAGTTGCTTGTTGTAATGAGGAAGCATTTAGGGACATACACTGTaaaagatagaaaaagagaagaaatattttgtacatacaTTGTGACATCTCCTGATGACAATGTTACACCTGATGAGTCAAAGTATAAAAATGCTCTGATAACCATATTAATATTGATATGCATTGCAACAGTAGTGTTTGTCTATTATTGCTATATACTGTAG
- the LOC121681939 gene encoding uncharacterized protein LOC121681939 isoform X1, with protein sequence MALCIIFGLSFVVSLSESIEWWKVHLGESVTLQCDISFHRETAWVRHKSDEIPVVLLVAGPNESDGSLYSKDHIHHRFKAVANQSRESNDLRISNVTEEDLALYYCIGRVKGKQKFGIGTRLYQDKAEGVDDILPTKAPFQNEDHHFNLYWLFAGLRGIGLLIFVSAILTVNIKKRKTHQTQIKKYSHSG encoded by the exons ATGGCTCTCTGCATCATCTTCGGTCTGA GTTTTGTTGTGAGTCTGAGTGAATCAATTGAATGGTGGAAGGTGCACCTTGGAGAGAGTGTGACCCTCCAGTGTGACATCTCCTTCCATCGAGAGACAGCCTGGGTAAGACACAAATCTGACGAGATCCCAGTGGTCCTCCTGGTAGCTGGGCCAAATGAATCTGACGGCAGCCTCTACAGCAAAGACCACATACACCATCGTTTTAAGGCAGTGGCAAACCAAAGCCGTGAAAGCAACGACCTGAGAATCAGCAATGTGACCGAGGAAGATTTGGCACTGTATTACTGTATAGGTAGAGTGAAAGGAAAGCAAAAGTTTGGGATAGGCACCAGACTCTATCAAG ACAAAGCAGAAGGAGTTGATGACATTCTTCCTACAAAAG CCCCATTTCAGAATGAAGACCATCATTTCAACCTCTACTGGCTTTTTGCTGGTCTACGAGGCATTGGGCTCCTGATATTTGTATCAGCTATACTGACTGTCAAcatcaaaaaaagaaagacccaTCAGACGCAGATAAAAAAATACTCACATTCTGGATAA
- the LOC121681939 gene encoding uncharacterized protein LOC121681939 isoform X2 translates to MALCIIFGLTWVRHKSDEIPVVLLVAGPNESDGSLYSKDHIHHRFKAVANQSRESNDLRISNVTEEDLALYYCIGRVKGKQKFGIGTRLYQDKAEGVDDILPTKAPFQNEDHHFNLYWLFAGLRGIGLLIFVSAILTVNIKKRKTHQTQIKKYSHSG, encoded by the exons ATGGCTCTCTGCATCATCTTCGGTCTGA CCTGGGTAAGACACAAATCTGACGAGATCCCAGTGGTCCTCCTGGTAGCTGGGCCAAATGAATCTGACGGCAGCCTCTACAGCAAAGACCACATACACCATCGTTTTAAGGCAGTGGCAAACCAAAGCCGTGAAAGCAACGACCTGAGAATCAGCAATGTGACCGAGGAAGATTTGGCACTGTATTACTGTATAGGTAGAGTGAAAGGAAAGCAAAAGTTTGGGATAGGCACCAGACTCTATCAAG ACAAAGCAGAAGGAGTTGATGACATTCTTCCTACAAAAG CCCCATTTCAGAATGAAGACCATCATTTCAACCTCTACTGGCTTTTTGCTGGTCTACGAGGCATTGGGCTCCTGATATTTGTATCAGCTATACTGACTGTCAAcatcaaaaaaagaaagacccaTCAGACGCAGATAAAAAAATACTCACATTCTGGATAA